The sequence CGCGACTCGTCTTCGAGGGGATTCCACTGGCGGCCCAGACGCTCGCCATCATCGTGGACGACCCCGACGCTCCGGGCGGAACGTTCACCCACTGGGTGATCTGGAACGTCGGCGCCGACCGGACCGAGATTCCAGAAGCCGTGGAACCGACCGAGATCGTCGGCGCACTCGACGATGCCTCACAGGGAAAGAACGATTTCGGCTCCATCGGTTATCGGGGCCCCTGCCCCCCGGAAGACGACGGTCCCCACACCTATCGGTTCCGGGCCTACGCCCTCGATTCACGACTGGATGTCGAAGCCGAAGCGGGCCGGGAGACGGTCGAACCTGCACTCGACGACGCTACAGTGACGACCGACGTCCTCACAGGCACGTTCGGACGATAGAAGGGGGGACCAGTCCGGGAGAGACTTACCGTTGCGGGCTGTATCGTTTTCCGACCACCAGCGAGAGGACGTGGACGGCGACG is a genomic window of Halanaeroarchaeum sp. HSR-CO containing:
- a CDS encoding YbhB/YbcL family Raf kinase inhibitor-like protein, with amino-acid sequence MFENRRAFLGGIAVTIFGTAGCTGSPGGGGNEGVDDGHTDSGDSNDGERFRVTSPAFDEGKTIPDRHTCSGADVSARLVFEGIPLAAQTLAIIVDDPDAPGGTFTHWVIWNVGADRTEIPEAVEPTEIVGALDDASQGKNDFGSIGYRGPCPPEDDGPHTYRFRAYALDSRLDVEAEAGRETVEPALDDATVTTDVLTGTFGR